A genomic segment from Truepera sp. encodes:
- a CDS encoding Rrf2 family transcriptional regulator gives MWVSTKAQYGMRALVEVALGGSEPTSLRTVAERQLLSHQYLEQIFAVLRKAGIVESVRGAHGGYRVARPLEEIDSLEVVELLEGSVAPVSCIVDAANCVRVGMCSTESLWRRVDSAVRQVLRSTSLADLVQQRRLLGMEPLPQYVGRDN, from the coding sequence ATGTGGGTATCGACCAAAGCTCAGTACGGTATGAGGGCGCTCGTAGAAGTCGCTCTCGGCGGCAGTGAGCCGACCAGCCTCAGGACCGTCGCCGAACGGCAACTACTAAGCCACCAGTACCTCGAACAGATCTTCGCCGTGCTGCGCAAGGCGGGCATCGTCGAGTCGGTGCGCGGTGCCCATGGCGGTTACCGCGTCGCCCGCCCGCTCGAGGAGATCGATTCGCTCGAGGTCGTGGAGCTGCTGGAGGGCAGCGTGGCGCCCGTCAGCTGCATCGTCGACGCGGCGAACTGCGTTCGCGTCGGGATGTGCTCGACCGAGAGCCTCTGGCGCAGGGTCGACAGCGCCGTGCGTCAGGTGTTGAGGTCCACGTCCCTCGCCGACCTGGTGCAGCAGCGTCGCCTCCTGGGCATGGAACCGCTCCCGCAGTACGTTGGCCGCGACAACTGA
- a CDS encoding M23 family metallopeptidase produces the protein MPGARTRRGVSARGCALLVAFVFGSGVVSAAEPTAPQEAVRERLRQEQVALLPLAVEGLANLDWGAGGFAPPVIGKVSSGFGWRNVSVNGNRYHAGIDLAAPLGTPVRAARTGIVTRAGWWGTYGNVVTLDHGDGTETRYAHLSTVLVRVGQALRQGDVLGRVGSTGASTGPHLHFEVRFDGRAVDPLPYLQGRR, from the coding sequence ATGCCAGGGGCGCGCACCCGTCGAGGCGTCTCGGCCCGCGGCTGCGCCCTCCTGGTGGCGTTCGTATTCGGCTCCGGGGTCGTAAGTGCCGCCGAACCCACTGCCCCACAGGAAGCGGTGAGAGAGCGGCTGCGACAAGAGCAGGTCGCACTCCTACCGCTCGCGGTGGAGGGTCTGGCCAACCTGGATTGGGGCGCCGGCGGCTTCGCGCCCCCCGTCATCGGGAAGGTGTCATCGGGGTTCGGGTGGCGCAACGTGAGCGTCAACGGCAACCGTTATCACGCCGGCATCGACCTGGCAGCGCCGCTGGGCACCCCCGTGAGGGCGGCGCGAACGGGTATCGTCACGCGCGCGGGTTGGTGGGGCACCTACGGCAACGTCGTCACCTTGGACCATGGTGACGGAACCGAGACGCGCTACGCGCACCTGAGCACGGTCCTGGTGCGCGTGGGCCAGGCGCTGCGTCAGGGTGACGTCCTCGGGCGGGTCGGGAGCACCGGCGCTTCCACGGGCCCGCACCTACACTTCGAGGTGCGTTTCGATGGGCGCGCGGTCGACCCGCTCCCTTACCTGCAGGGAAGGCGTTGA
- the rho gene encoding transcription termination factor Rho, giving the protein MNFRELHSKILPELHLLAKEVQLEDYRQMSKDDLVVAILERSSESEGLRLIRGYLEISSDGYGFLQESLLQNNTRSVIVSAGLIKQFRLRTGDLILGKARRPRDNERYGTLIRVEAVNSVDPFQSSKRPRFEELTPTFPEARIQLETIATELSTRVIDLLAPIGRGQRGLIVAPPKAGKTTLLKKIANAVVTNEPDIKVIVLLVDERPEEVTDFRESVHGVEVVASTFDEPPSNHIRVAEFVHERARRIVEDGGHAMILLDSITRLARANNLVTPATGRTLSGGLDSNALHWPKRFLGAARNIRGGGSLSILATALVETGSRMDDVIFEEFKGTGNMELHLSRHLEERRIFPAIDILKSGTRREDLLLGEDVLAKMWLLRKVISDMDPAEAMEMLLGRLGRSKSNAEFLATLTQG; this is encoded by the coding sequence CTGAACTTCCGCGAGCTGCACTCGAAGATCCTTCCCGAGTTGCACCTGCTGGCCAAAGAAGTCCAGCTCGAGGACTACCGCCAGATGAGCAAGGACGACCTCGTGGTGGCCATCCTCGAACGCTCGTCCGAAAGCGAGGGGCTGCGCCTGATACGCGGTTACCTCGAGATATCGTCAGACGGTTACGGCTTCTTGCAGGAGTCATTGCTCCAGAACAACACCCGTAGCGTCATAGTGTCGGCGGGCCTCATCAAGCAGTTCCGCTTGCGCACGGGCGACCTGATCCTCGGCAAGGCCCGGCGCCCGCGTGACAACGAACGCTACGGCACCCTCATCCGCGTCGAGGCGGTCAACAGCGTAGACCCGTTCCAGTCCTCCAAGCGTCCGCGTTTCGAGGAGTTGACCCCGACCTTCCCGGAGGCCCGGATCCAGCTCGAGACGATAGCGACCGAGCTGTCGACGCGCGTCATCGACCTCCTGGCCCCGATCGGCAGGGGTCAGCGGGGCCTGATCGTCGCGCCACCCAAGGCCGGCAAGACGACGCTCCTCAAGAAGATAGCCAACGCCGTCGTGACCAACGAGCCCGACATCAAGGTCATCGTGCTGCTCGTCGACGAGCGGCCCGAGGAAGTAACCGACTTCCGCGAATCGGTGCACGGCGTCGAGGTCGTCGCCAGCACGTTCGACGAGCCCCCCAGCAATCACATTCGCGTTGCCGAGTTCGTTCACGAGCGCGCCCGCAGGATCGTCGAGGATGGTGGTCACGCCATGATCCTTCTCGACTCCATCACGCGCTTGGCGCGGGCTAACAACCTCGTGACGCCTGCCACGGGCCGCACGCTCTCGGGCGGTCTCGACTCGAACGCTCTTCACTGGCCCAAGCGTTTCCTCGGCGCCGCCCGCAACATCCGCGGCGGCGGCTCGCTAAGCATCCTCGCGACGGCTTTGGTCGAGACCGGCTCGCGCATGGACGACGTGATCTTCGAGGAATTCAAGGGCACGGGCAACATGGAGTTGCACCTGAGCCGGCACCTCGAGGAGCGGCGGATCTTCCCGGCCATCGACATCCTGAAGTCCGGCACCCGCCGCGAGGACCTGCTCCTCGGCGAGGACGTGCTTGCCAAGATGTGGCTGCTGCGCAAGGTCATCTCCGACATGGACCCGGCCGAGGCCATGGAGATGCTGCTCGGCCGGTTGGGGCGAAGCAAGAGCAACGCCGAGTTCCTCGCTACCCTCACGCAAGGCTGA